A portion of the Neorhodopirellula lusitana genome contains these proteins:
- a CDS encoding TolC family protein: MTCLIRIRPITDSIIRRAASAVVATLCAVTVWGSGGCRFAEPSKSASALLNQDHGRNVAEIAELTEAANAGFQAVDGDNQEEVQPVSFEQPMHDGVAGPVVGAATGPMVLGMEHAPPRRDQFERLTRVPMSLDAAVRIALENSVVLGDLGGRVLSMPETMSSTLDPAIVASNPMVGFDAALAAFDTQIEAGLTYNGNGNIVNSAFSGGQFGVFAQPETLAKLGVGKVLSNGTKVSLGGVAGYDEELAGGPFAAFGGEFRHPLMRGAGKRFNQIAGPLGGPGRYGGVLIAQTKHMQSQLAVEKAVGDLVRDVANTYWELQYAYLDVATKQTALATAHETWSRQRQRVAAASAPSDLAALAHQQVCMAEAALTSAIAGTRYGGAGVYGSELRLRTLIGMPSADGHLIVPDAVPLRAEFRFDWQDTQGVAHASRVELRRQREVIAQKELEIEAACNLQKTQLDVLGAFRKLGDDADSQSDLFGEALDGWQLGIEMRRSVSNRRENAAIRSARLQLSRETAVLQAQQNQVNAELQAAFTQLDRAWNMIASLTTAESAARMRLDAQNRRYQAGDDQVEDVLEAQVRLTEISTQLHRAVIDYNLAFVQLQHARGTLLPTVGVGLSTATPEECRFAQETPSVYMR, from the coding sequence ATGACCTGCCTCATTCGTATTCGACCGATCACTGATTCGATCATTCGTCGAGCGGCGAGTGCCGTCGTAGCGACGCTGTGCGCGGTCACGGTTTGGGGTTCAGGTGGTTGTCGGTTTGCGGAGCCGAGCAAGTCAGCGTCAGCTTTATTGAATCAAGACCATGGCAGGAACGTTGCGGAAATAGCGGAACTAACCGAAGCCGCGAATGCAGGCTTCCAGGCCGTGGACGGTGACAATCAAGAAGAAGTCCAGCCGGTTTCGTTTGAGCAACCAATGCACGATGGAGTTGCGGGGCCAGTGGTCGGCGCAGCTACCGGGCCGATGGTACTCGGAATGGAGCACGCTCCGCCGCGTCGGGATCAGTTCGAGCGGTTGACACGCGTTCCCATGTCGCTGGATGCGGCGGTGCGGATTGCTTTGGAAAACAGCGTGGTCCTGGGAGACTTGGGTGGCCGCGTGCTGTCGATGCCCGAGACCATGTCAAGCACGCTGGACCCGGCAATTGTCGCTTCGAATCCGATGGTCGGTTTCGACGCCGCGTTGGCCGCTTTCGACACTCAAATCGAAGCGGGGCTGACCTACAACGGGAACGGCAATATCGTCAATTCTGCGTTTTCCGGCGGGCAGTTTGGTGTCTTTGCTCAACCGGAAACACTGGCAAAGCTCGGGGTCGGCAAAGTGCTTTCCAACGGTACCAAGGTCTCCCTCGGCGGCGTCGCTGGCTATGACGAAGAATTGGCCGGTGGACCGTTCGCAGCTTTCGGAGGCGAGTTTCGGCATCCATTGATGCGGGGTGCGGGCAAGCGATTCAATCAGATTGCAGGGCCGTTGGGTGGGCCGGGGCGATACGGTGGGGTACTGATCGCTCAAACCAAACACATGCAATCACAACTCGCTGTGGAAAAAGCAGTTGGCGACTTGGTGCGTGATGTTGCAAACACCTACTGGGAACTGCAATACGCTTACCTTGATGTCGCCACTAAGCAAACCGCTTTGGCTACCGCTCATGAGACCTGGAGTCGTCAGCGACAACGCGTGGCAGCCGCATCCGCGCCCAGCGATTTAGCAGCCCTGGCGCATCAACAGGTATGCATGGCGGAAGCGGCGTTGACATCGGCGATTGCCGGGACGCGGTATGGTGGAGCGGGCGTGTACGGCAGTGAGCTGCGGTTGCGAACCCTGATCGGGATGCCATCGGCCGATGGGCATTTGATCGTGCCCGATGCTGTGCCGTTGCGAGCCGAGTTTCGGTTTGATTGGCAGGACACCCAGGGTGTGGCCCATGCCAGTCGTGTTGAACTGCGTCGACAGCGGGAAGTCATCGCCCAGAAAGAACTGGAGATCGAAGCCGCCTGCAATTTGCAAAAGACTCAGCTTGATGTGCTTGGTGCGTTTCGAAAACTGGGGGATGATGCGGATAGCCAATCCGACCTCTTCGGTGAGGCACTCGATGGTTGGCAGTTGGGCATCGAGATGCGCCGATCGGTTTCCAATCGTAGGGAAAACGCCGCGATTCGCAGTGCACGATTGCAACTCAGCCGCGAAACAGCAGTCTTGCAAGCTCAACAAAATCAGGTCAACGCGGAACTTCAAGCCGCGTTCACCCAGCTGGACCGAGCTTGGAACATGATCGCGTCACTGACGACTGCCGAATCGGCGGCACGGATGCGATTGGATGCACAGAATCGACGTTATCAGGCTGGTGATGATCAAGTCGAAGATGTCTTGGAGGCGCAGGTGCGGCTGACGGAAATTTCCACGCAACTGCACCGCGCTGTGATCGACTACAACCTGGCCTTCGTGCAACTTCAGCACGCTCGCGGAACCTTGTTGCCCACCGTCGGCGTCGGCCTGTCCACGGCCACGCCGGAAGAATGCCGGTTTGCTCAAGAGACCCCTTCGGTCTACATGCGATAG
- a CDS encoding glycosyltransferase, producing MLLSGWAWSLLGLLAAVAVMQIGIALNQVWAIFRREPELDSGNADCDDPTSHVMVVLCLRGADPFLADCLTALMNLDYPDYEIRIVVDSADDPAWRSIADSGIENFEGCRIEVLENAPLKCGLKNAALLQVIAQLDDRVNAIALIDADTIAHPSWLSELVAPLGRGGVELTTGIRWYLPTRPSLGSCLRLVWNAAASGQMIAASIPWGGSLAMSRRAVDALDLEAHWGAGLSEDTMLTRLLRQHGMRQRFVPSVIMVNQEDCTVSEMMGWIKRQLLVARLYHPSWPLTVVHGFLSALVPLSCLIASAGFALTGQWFSAVGLGVSWLMYQLTVWLMVSIGLGLVDHKLAMIRNEPKRVSQQLILGLVSAVVIVQLLYPFALISAMFAKRVHWRGMEYQIQGDGSIAHQGYRPYASSEEADRLASL from the coding sequence GTGCTGCTGTCGGGATGGGCCTGGTCGTTATTAGGCTTGTTGGCAGCGGTGGCGGTGATGCAGATCGGTATCGCCCTGAATCAGGTGTGGGCCATCTTTCGTCGTGAACCCGAATTGGATTCGGGCAACGCTGATTGCGATGATCCAACTTCGCACGTGATGGTGGTGCTGTGTCTGCGAGGGGCGGATCCTTTTTTGGCGGACTGCTTAACGGCTTTGATGAACCTGGACTATCCCGACTACGAAATCCGGATCGTCGTTGACAGCGCAGACGATCCGGCGTGGCGGAGTATTGCGGATTCCGGAATCGAGAATTTTGAGGGTTGCCGGATTGAGGTTTTGGAAAACGCACCGCTGAAGTGTGGGCTCAAGAACGCGGCGTTGTTGCAGGTCATCGCGCAGCTGGATGATCGGGTTAATGCCATCGCTTTGATTGACGCTGACACGATCGCGCATCCCAGTTGGCTGAGTGAGTTGGTGGCTCCGTTGGGACGTGGCGGCGTTGAGTTGACGACCGGAATTCGTTGGTATCTGCCTACGCGACCTTCGCTGGGTTCGTGCTTGCGTCTAGTTTGGAATGCGGCTGCATCGGGGCAAATGATTGCCGCGAGTATCCCCTGGGGCGGTTCACTGGCGATGTCTCGAAGGGCGGTGGACGCTCTGGATCTGGAAGCTCACTGGGGTGCAGGTTTGTCTGAAGACACAATGCTGACCCGGTTGCTGCGGCAGCATGGAATGCGTCAACGGTTTGTCCCGTCGGTGATCATGGTGAACCAAGAAGACTGCACGGTGAGCGAGATGATGGGCTGGATCAAACGTCAGCTTTTGGTTGCCCGTTTGTATCATCCGAGTTGGCCGTTGACGGTTGTTCATGGCTTTTTATCGGCGTTGGTGCCGCTGAGTTGTTTGATTGCTTCGGCTGGGTTCGCGTTGACTGGTCAATGGTTCAGTGCGGTCGGGCTCGGGGTTAGTTGGTTGATGTACCAATTAACAGTGTGGCTGATGGTTTCGATCGGGCTTGGGCTGGTGGACCATAAGTTGGCCATGATTCGAAACGAGCCCAAGCGTGTTTCACAGCAGTTGATTTTGGGTTTGGTTTCTGCCGTGGTGATTGTGCAGTTGCTGTATCCGTTCGCACTGATATCGGCGATGTTCGCCAAACGGGTCCACTGGCGGGGAATGGAGTATCAAATCCAGGGCGATGGCTCGATTGCTCACCAAGGTTATCGGCCTTATGCGTCAAGCGAAGAGGCGGATCGGTTGGCGTCGCTTTAG